A genome region from Natranaeroarchaeum sulfidigenes includes the following:
- the gcvPB gene encoding aminomethyl-transferring glycine dehydrogenase subunit GcvPB: MTFDQARWRRDDESVYEPLLSEKDETTVEINGGDAESADDSTVDVPLPDELTRDELTLPELSEPELARHYTRLSQMTYAIDTGPYPLGSCTMKYNPKFTEDVAGLSDAAIHPDRPERRKQGTLELQYRLQDYLARIGGMDAVSLQPPAGAAGEFTGILVAKAYHEARGDDRSEVIIPESAHGTNFASAALGGYDVVSLPGGEDGRVDLDALDTALSEETAALMLTNPNTLGLFERDIEEIAAMVHDVGGLLYYDGANLNALLGRARPGDMGFDIMHYNVHKTFATPHGGGGPGAGPVGVVDELAEFLPAPRVRRSEMGYEEFRPEHSIGKVHGFSGNWLVLVKAYAYIARLGDEGLADASAKAVLNANYLGEQVEYEVPYGPFHHEFVASAGEQDAADVAKRMLDYGVHPPTTKWPEIVGEALMTEPTEIESKDTLDQLARAFNAVIEEDDETLASAPERTAARLIDQTAAARNLRLSWQALDE; this comes from the coding sequence ATGACGTTCGATCAGGCCCGCTGGCGACGTGACGACGAGTCGGTCTACGAACCGCTGCTGTCCGAGAAGGACGAGACGACGGTGGAGATCAACGGCGGTGACGCTGAATCAGCTGATGACAGCACTGTCGACGTCCCACTGCCCGACGAACTCACCCGTGACGAACTCACGCTTCCAGAGCTTTCCGAACCTGAACTCGCGCGTCACTACACCCGACTCTCGCAGATGACCTACGCCATCGACACGGGACCGTATCCGCTGGGCAGCTGTACGATGAAGTACAACCCGAAGTTCACCGAGGACGTCGCCGGTCTCAGCGACGCCGCCATCCACCCGGATCGGCCCGAACGCCGAAAACAGGGCACTCTGGAGCTTCAGTACCGACTACAGGACTACCTCGCACGGATCGGCGGGATGGATGCCGTCTCACTGCAGCCCCCAGCCGGTGCGGCTGGCGAGTTCACCGGCATTCTGGTCGCAAAGGCCTATCACGAAGCGCGAGGCGACGACCGGAGTGAGGTTATCATCCCGGAGAGCGCTCACGGGACGAACTTCGCCAGCGCCGCCCTGGGCGGCTACGACGTGGTCTCGCTGCCCGGCGGCGAGGACGGTCGCGTTGATCTCGACGCTCTGGACACCGCGCTGTCCGAGGAGACCGCAGCGCTCATGCTGACGAACCCGAACACGCTCGGCCTCTTTGAGCGCGATATCGAGGAGATCGCCGCGATGGTTCATGACGTCGGCGGACTGCTCTATTATGACGGTGCGAACCTGAACGCCCTGCTCGGTCGCGCCCGCCCCGGCGATATGGGCTTTGACATCATGCACTACAACGTGCACAAGACGTTCGCGACGCCCCACGGGGGCGGTGGCCCCGGCGCGGGGCCGGTCGGCGTCGTCGACGAGCTTGCCGAGTTCCTGCCTGCTCCCCGGGTCCGGCGTTCCGAGATGGGCTACGAGGAGTTCAGGCCCGAACACTCGATCGGCAAGGTTCATGGCTTTTCGGGCAACTGGCTCGTCCTCGTGAAGGCGTACGCCTACATCGCTCGGCTCGGCGACGAAGGGCTCGCGGACGCCAGCGCGAAGGCCGTGCTGAACGCCAATTATCTCGGCGAGCAGGTCGAGTACGAGGTCCCATACGGTCCGTTCCACCACGAGTTCGTGGCCAGTGCGGGCGAGCAGGACGCCGCCGATGTCGCAAAGCGGATGCTCGATTACGGCGTCCACCCGCCGACGACGAAGTGGCCCGAAATCGTCGGCGAGGCGCTGATGACGGAGCCAACCGAGATCGAGAGCAAGGATACACTCGATCAGCTCGCACGGGCGTTCAACGCGGTAATCGAGGAGGACGACGAGACGCTCGCGAGCGCTCCCGAACGAACGGCTGCGCGGCTGATCGACCAGACGGCGGCCGCCCGAAACCTGCGGCTCTCCTGGCAGGCACTCGACGAATAG
- the gcvH gene encoding glycine cleavage system protein GcvH — protein MSFETPDELGYLESHEWARRDGDTVRVGITDFAQDELGDVVFVELPDVGDDLDAEAQFGVIESIKAVSDLYAPVSGEVTAVNEELFSAPELVNDDPYGEGWMLELELADESDLDDLLSAEAYADQTE, from the coding sequence ATGAGCTTCGAAACCCCCGACGAACTCGGCTACCTGGAATCCCACGAGTGGGCGCGACGCGACGGAGACACCGTTCGCGTCGGCATCACGGACTTCGCGCAGGACGAACTCGGCGACGTCGTCTTCGTCGAACTTCCCGACGTCGGCGACGATCTCGACGCCGAAGCGCAGTTCGGCGTCATCGAGAGCATCAAGGCCGTCTCGGATCTGTACGCCCCCGTGAGCGGCGAGGTCACCGCGGTCAACGAGGAGCTCTTTAGCGCCCCGGAACTCGTCAACGACGACCCCTACGGCGAGGGATGGATGCTCGAACTCGAACTCGCCGACGAGAGCGACCTCGACGACCTGCTGTCGGCCGAGGCGTACGCCGACCAGACGGAGTAA
- a CDS encoding cation diffusion facilitator family transporter, whose amino-acid sequence MDDAEQSRFARASWVNVLGNAAKIVVEGAVGLAFGSVALLADAAHSIADLVASIVVLIWGQARFKDPDATHPHGHSRIEPLTALFVGVAIALLGINLLYESVQGLLADEFAQFSYLLLGALAFAIADMYAVYWYTKRVNEDLGSTALSALATDCLNDIYTSLAVVAGVLGVLLGYPLLDPLAGALVSVLVVYQGVSIGRENVSYLVGAAPSDEQRAAVRETIQSHPDVQGVHDLVVFYDGTVLEVEAHAEVDGGLPLREAHDVESELVDMLRAEEDVGDAHVHLDPSGVGEWKDAEENN is encoded by the coding sequence ATGGACGACGCCGAGCAGTCACGATTTGCCCGCGCCTCGTGGGTCAACGTGCTCGGAAACGCGGCCAAAATCGTCGTCGAGGGGGCAGTCGGCCTCGCCTTTGGCTCCGTGGCCCTGCTGGCCGACGCCGCACACTCGATCGCCGATCTGGTCGCTTCGATCGTCGTACTGATCTGGGGGCAGGCCCGGTTCAAGGATCCCGACGCGACACATCCCCACGGCCACTCGCGGATAGAACCCCTTACGGCGCTGTTCGTCGGGGTCGCGATCGCCCTCCTCGGAATCAATCTTCTGTACGAGTCGGTGCAGGGCCTGCTCGCCGACGAGTTTGCCCAGTTCAGCTACCTTCTACTCGGCGCGCTCGCCTTTGCGATCGCCGATATGTACGCCGTCTACTGGTACACGAAGCGAGTTAATGAGGATCTCGGCTCGACCGCGCTGTCGGCACTCGCCACCGACTGCCTGAACGATATCTACACCTCGCTTGCGGTCGTCGCGGGCGTACTCGGCGTTCTGCTTGGCTATCCACTGCTCGATCCGCTTGCCGGTGCACTGGTGAGCGTGCTGGTCGTGTATCAGGGCGTTTCGATCGGGCGGGAGAACGTCTCGTATCTTGTCGGCGCAGCACCGTCGGACGAGCAGCGGGCGGCAGTCCGGGAGACGATACAGTCACATCCGGATGTCCAGGGCGTTCACGATCTGGTCGTCTTCTACGATGGGACAGTCCTGGAAGTCGAAGCCCATGCCGAGGTGGACGGGGGCCTCCCGCTCCGTGAAGCCCACGATGTGGAGTCGGAGCTCGTCGACATGTTGCGGGCCGAAGAGGACGTCGGGGACGCCCATGTTCATCTCGATCCATCCGGCGTGGGTGAGTGGAAAGACGCCGAGGAGAACAACTAG
- the gcvT gene encoding glycine cleavage system aminomethyltransferase GcvT — protein MSLRLPPLAAVHDDRAAKLTDFGGWEMPVEFDSIRTEHEAVRESVGIFDVSHMSEIAVSGPEATRLMQRLTSNDVTALSPGDAQYSMITDEAGLIIDDTVVYRLPEGDRVVAPDGDDARYLFVPNAGHDELMYDRWVAHRDEWGLDASVTNRTEEYAMVALQGPDAPDTLAAVTAGDIRNLSPFQAEYTTVAGVDALVSRTGYTGEDGYEILAPWDEAETVWSAFECQPCGLGARDTLRIEAGFLLSGQDFDYETDPRNPYEAGVSFSVKLDTEFVGRDALEGVHEEGSDQKFVGLRLIDRGVPRHGYPITTPDGETIGTVTSGTMSPTLDEPIGLGYVDHEHADVGETVRVEIRGQPKKARVEPANLLDEYR, from the coding sequence ATGTCACTTCGCCTGCCGCCGCTCGCTGCGGTACACGACGACCGGGCCGCCAAACTTACCGACTTCGGCGGCTGGGAGATGCCCGTCGAGTTCGACTCGATTCGGACGGAACACGAGGCCGTCCGCGAGTCTGTCGGGATCTTCGACGTGTCACACATGAGCGAGATCGCGGTGAGCGGGCCCGAGGCCACCCGACTGATGCAACGGTTGACCTCGAACGACGTCACCGCCCTCTCGCCGGGTGACGCCCAGTACTCGATGATCACCGACGAGGCCGGGCTGATAATCGACGACACGGTGGTCTACCGGCTCCCCGAGGGCGACCGTGTGGTCGCCCCGGATGGCGACGACGCCCGGTATCTGTTCGTCCCGAACGCTGGCCACGACGAACTCATGTACGACCGGTGGGTCGCCCACCGCGACGAGTGGGGTCTCGATGCGAGCGTTACGAACCGCACCGAGGAGTACGCGATGGTCGCCCTGCAGGGACCCGACGCGCCGGACACGCTCGCGGCAGTCACCGCGGGGGACATCCGAAATCTCTCTCCATTCCAGGCCGAGTACACGACGGTCGCGGGCGTCGACGCGCTCGTCTCCCGGACGGGCTACACCGGCGAGGACGGTTACGAGATCCTCGCGCCGTGGGACGAGGCCGAGACGGTCTGGTCGGCCTTCGAGTGTCAGCCCTGTGGACTCGGTGCACGCGACACGCTCCGGATCGAAGCCGGATTCTTGCTCTCGGGACAGGACTTCGACTACGAGACAGACCCCCGCAATCCCTACGAGGCGGGCGTCAGCTTCAGCGTCAAACTCGATACCGAATTCGTCGGACGTGACGCGCTCGAAGGCGTTCACGAGGAGGGATCGGACCAGAAGTTCGTCGGCCTCCGTCTGATCGACCGGGGCGTCCCGCGGCACGGCTATCCGATCACGACGCCCGACGGCGAGACGATCGGCACCGTAACGAGCGGGACGATGAGCCCGACGCTCGACGAACCGATCGGACTGGGCTACGTCGACCACGAGCACGCCGACGTCGGTGAGACCGTCCGCGTCGAGATCCGCGGCCAGCCGAAAAAGGCAAGGGTCGAACCAGCAAACCTACTGGACGAATACAGATGA
- a CDS encoding DUF7838 family putative zinc beta-ribbon protein, with protein MEREIYCPTCEGETTFWLAASTELHLGTKTKWRCSECERGVVRIGEDVDTAAA; from the coding sequence ATGGAACGCGAGATCTACTGCCCCACCTGCGAGGGTGAAACGACGTTCTGGCTCGCGGCGAGCACGGAACTCCATCTGGGTACGAAGACGAAGTGGCGCTGTTCGGAGTGTGAACGTGGCGTCGTTCGGATCGGTGAGGACGTCGACACGGCCGCTGCCTAG
- the gcvPA gene encoding aminomethyl-transferring glycine dehydrogenase subunit GcvPA, which produces MTRSGGSPYAPHTDAETAAMLADIGVEAEADLFDIPEGVGFDGAFGIDSRSEREVRTEVERMLGRNDDMVELLGRGHYDTYVPSLVDNLSQRAEFLTSYTQYQPEVSQGFLQVLFEYQSMLAELTGLEVANCSMYDAATALGETATLADRIRSTTGQRVLVPAHLRSGKRGVLDNYVAGTDLHVESYPMDDGCVDVDALAELVEDDVVLVYAESPTVRGVIEERLDSIAGIADGHDALFALGSDPVSLSVLEKPARVGADVVIGDASVLGLPASYGMGLGMFATREEYVRQVPGRLVGASEDAAERRAYTLTLQTREQHIRQERATSNICTNQAWVALRAAIHAAWLGPSGLVETARDSIVRTSRLADALDELSGIDAPVHDRHHLREFVAETEQPAVDIVDALADQGYAVHAVDDHEIQLCVNDLTEDDLDGFVAAVTEVIEG; this is translated from the coding sequence GTGACCCGCTCCGGTGGAAGCCCGTACGCGCCCCACACTGACGCCGAGACTGCGGCGATGCTCGCCGACATCGGTGTTGAGGCGGAGGCCGACCTGTTTGATATCCCCGAGGGGGTCGGCTTCGACGGTGCGTTCGGGATCGATTCACGCAGTGAACGAGAAGTACGAACGGAGGTCGAACGGATGCTCGGCCGCAACGACGACATGGTCGAGTTGCTCGGCCGCGGCCACTACGATACGTACGTCCCCTCGCTGGTCGACAACCTCTCCCAGCGCGCCGAGTTTCTGACGTCGTACACCCAGTACCAGCCCGAGGTCTCGCAGGGCTTTCTGCAGGTACTGTTCGAGTACCAGTCGATGCTGGCCGAACTCACCGGGCTCGAAGTCGCGAACTGCTCGATGTACGACGCGGCGACGGCCCTCGGTGAGACGGCGACCCTGGCCGATCGGATCAGATCGACGACCGGCCAGCGCGTGCTCGTGCCCGCTCATCTCCGCTCGGGCAAACGTGGGGTGCTGGACAACTACGTCGCCGGAACCGACCTGCACGTCGAGTCGTACCCGATGGACGACGGCTGTGTCGACGTCGACGCGCTGGCCGAGCTGGTCGAGGACGACGTCGTCCTCGTCTACGCGGAAAGTCCGACGGTTCGGGGCGTTATCGAGGAACGACTGGATTCCATCGCCGGAATCGCGGACGGCCACGACGCCCTCTTTGCACTCGGCTCCGATCCGGTCTCGCTCTCGGTGCTCGAAAAACCGGCACGGGTCGGTGCGGATGTCGTGATCGGCGATGCGAGCGTCCTCGGTCTCCCGGCGAGCTACGGCATGGGACTGGGGATGTTTGCCACCCGCGAGGAGTACGTCCGGCAGGTGCCGGGACGGCTGGTCGGGGCGAGTGAGGACGCCGCGGAGCGACGCGCCTACACGCTCACGCTCCAGACCCGCGAGCAGCATATCCGGCAGGAACGGGCGACAAGTAACATCTGCACGAATCAGGCGTGGGTCGCGCTCCGTGCAGCCATCCACGCGGCGTGGCTCGGCCCGAGTGGCCTCGTCGAGACCGCACGGGACTCGATCGTCCGGACGAGCCGCCTCGCCGACGCCCTCGACGAGCTTTCGGGGATCGACGCCCCCGTCCACGACCGTCATCACCTCCGCGAGTTCGTCGCGGAAACCGAGCAGCCCGCAGTCGACATCGTCGATGCACTCGCCGATCAGGGCTATGCAGTTCATGCCGTCGATGACCACGAAATACAACTGTGCGTGAACGACCTCACCGAAGACGATCTCGACGGCTTCGTCGCCGCCGTTACCGAGGTGATCGAGGGATGA
- a CDS encoding CopG family ribbon-helix-helix protein, giving the protein MTVVSVSMPEELLERIDEFADDHGYTGRSEVMREASRGLLGEFEDKQLEGKELMGVVTVVFDYETTSVEEQMMHLRHEHEDLVASNFHSHVGESYCMELFVLEGQLEEISTFVGKIRATQDTLSVDYSVLPLDEFARGISEAL; this is encoded by the coding sequence ATGACTGTCGTAAGCGTCTCGATGCCCGAGGAACTGCTCGAACGGATCGACGAGTTTGCCGACGACCACGGCTACACCGGCCGTAGCGAAGTTATGCGGGAAGCATCCCGGGGATTGCTGGGTGAATTCGAGGACAAACAGCTCGAGGGGAAGGAGCTAATGGGCGTGGTGACCGTCGTCTTCGATTACGAGACAACCAGCGTCGAAGAGCAGATGATGCATCTTCGTCACGAACACGAAGATCTGGTCGCCTCGAACTTCCACAGCCACGTCGGCGAAAGCTACTGCATGGAGCTCTTCGTGCTTGAAGGTCAGCTAGAGGAGATCTCGACGTTCGTCGGCAAGATTCGGGCGACTCAGGATACTCTCTCGGTCGATTACTCCGTGCTCCCGCTCGACGAGTTCGCACGAGGGATCTCCGAAGCGCTCTAG